TTTTAATTGCACGCGACCTGGGGGCACCGTCCCCCTGCCCCCACTGAGTGCTCTGCTTCCATATTGTCTCTGGTATTCACACACGCACAACGGCACAACCCCTGCAGCGCATACAATAGCACAAGCACATCCAGAACCAGACAGCATCTGCACAATCACCGCTCCTATCATTAATTTTCACACTGGCTCGTTTTTACTCTgaactcaactttatactaaatttagtataaagttgagtcatttattttaggaaagagagagtagaaccattTCACACTGCCTGCTAGGAGGAGTAGTACTGCGCTATATTTTCCTCGCAGAAATGAAAATATAATCTCAGCTCTCAGCTCTCCTCGTTTCTTGTTTGACTattttcatgccatgtgtttGGTTAACCGAACACACATGCCTCCTATGTCGTGCACTCGTATTCTTGCCACCATTTGCTTCATCAACAGATCAAAATGCCCGGATACACTTGTTGAGAAGTACTGTAGCTAAGATGGTTGTCGCTACGGGCCGGGATCGCCAGATCAGATCATGAGAGCAAGGGCAGGTCAACACTAGTTGTTGTTGAGGCGGACCCAGTTGACCCAAGGCCCCCCAAACCAACACCCGGTCACTGGACACTGGCTCACTGCTTGCTTTCTTCTTCTTTACTAGCATTTGGCAAATGGCAGGTCATGACCAAATCCAAATGTGTATTTTGCTCCGTTGGACATGTATCTTTTTTCCTACCCATCGAACTACACATTTCCTTTCGGAATCCCATCTGAAAACACGTGTTACTGCATGTTTACAAGATGTCCGTACTACTGTACAACTTATTAGTGTTATTTTTTCTTGGATCTGCCGCCGCCCCACGATGATGCCCAGCAGGCAGCACTGCAGCAGCACCCACCAGCCACTTCCTCGCCATTCACAGTCTCGCTCGCTCGCTCAGTCGGCCATTGTGCGTCTCCTTCCTCGCCTGTGTGTGGTGTGGATCCCATCCCATGGATCGATCGGCACCGACAGCGACACGACTTGTCCCTACCCCGGCTGCCTAGCCTAGCTCTTGGCGCGTCGCCAATGGCCAATGCCGTCTACCCATGCGTGATGTGGCCGTGCCGGGCCCACCATGCACGTACGTACCTTGTCCTCTTCCCCCTCCCCCCCACgacaagtacaacaacaacaaggtggTGGACGGACGGATGGAATCATCATGGAATGGATGTCTGATCTATTGCAGCACGCATCGCCCCGCCCAGCTGCGTGAGCCCGGAAAATACCATGGCCTTTTCATGTGCAGCAGTTGTGATGACTGATGAGGTAGGGAGCAGACCAACCCGTGTGGCGGTGTGCGACCCGCACCTGCGCCTGCCTGCTCCCCCGCAAGCACCGCATTCTCATCTTGATCCAATTCCTCTTTCGAACGGGGAGCATTTCGATCTGAAGGAACGAACAAGGAGAAAGAGCAAATTGATGCCCAACATTCTCCATATCATTTTCATCGCTGCCTTGTCCTCTACGAGCAATCAACCCATTTCCAGTTTGGGAAGCACAGTTTTGATCATCGATCGTGATGTAATAGGCTCATTGATTACACATCCAAATTAATTTAATAAATCCGGGCAGAAAGAATACATAGGAGGGGGCCTCTTTCAACTCCATCCGATCTCTGTAAGATCGTGGATCAAACACTCGTCGCAACAAattaagaagaaggaagaagagatggaAAAACCCAAGGTGGAAAAAATACTACTGGCAATGGCAGTCCATGGCAGAGGGAGGTGAGGTATTATACTGGCGGCGGTGCGGTGTGTTGGCTGCTCCGGCGATGGACCAGGAAGAGTTAGTTGTACGGCttcatcggcggcggcggcgacccgTATGCCACGCCGTACACCGGCGGGaacggcgtcggcgtcggcgtcgggtgCCCGTGCCCGTGGTCGCCGGTGCTGCTGCCCTTGGACGGCGGCGCGCAGTGCTCGGGCGTGGACGGCGTTGTTGGCCCCGACGGGGAAGACGGTGTGCCTGGGTGCGTCTGTGATGGAGGCGTGGTCGATGGGGTCCCTGACGAGTGGGGAGGCAGCGCGTAGCCGGGGTACTCcgtgggcggcgacggcggctggTGGCTGCCGGAGGAAGGTGGCGTCGAGCCGGAGGGCGTCGTGGGGCCGTACGAGCCCGGGGGCGGCGCGTACCGGCCGTCTGGCTTGTCGGCCGAGGTCGGGGGAGGCGGCGCGTGGCCTCCTACTGGCGTCGGGGTGCCTGACGAAGGAGACGGGTACGACGGGGTCCCCGGCGTGCTCTGCGGCGGTGAGTGGGATGATGGGGTGCTGGAGCTGGACGGAGGCGTCGGGTACGACGGCGTGGTTGAGCCTGGTGGCGATGGCGTGGAGGATCCCTGGGGCGGCGAGTGGTATGACGGGGTGCTGGAGCTCGACGGAGGCGTCGGGTACGACGGCGTGGTTGAGCCTGGTGACGATGGCGTGGTCGATCCCTGGGGCGGCGAGTGGTACGACGGGGTGCTGGAGCTGGACGGTGGCGTGGGGTACGACGGCGTGGTTGAGCCTGGTGGCGATGGCGTGGTGGATCCCTGAGGCGGCGAGTGGTACGACGGGGTACTGGAGCTGGACGGTGGTGTCGGGTACGACGGCGTGGTTGAGCCTGGTGGCGATGGCGTGGTGGATCCCTGAGGTGGCGAGTGGTAGGACGGGGTGGTGGATCCCTGATGCGGCGAGGGGTATGACGGCGTGCCGGAGCCCTTGGGAGGCGAGTGGGACGACGGAGTGGTCGTGCTTGACGGCGGCGACGGGTACGACGGGCCGGAAGGCTTGCCACCACCGGGCGCGGGAGTGGCAGGAGTGTACGCCGAGAACTGGCATTGCGCCTTGCTGCAGTCGAACGGGTGGGAGGCTGCGGCGGCGCACTGAGCCGGCGGGCGCTGTGCGGGCGCGCCGGAGATGCAGTTCCACGCGCCGTCGGCGGTGGCCTGCTTGCAGCTCGGGCGCGAGGTGATGAAGTTGTCGGTGTAGGTGAAGTTCTTGAGCCCGGCGAGGCCGCAGACGGCGGCCGGCACGGCGCCCTCGAAGAGGTTCCCGGCGACGACGAGCTCCTCGACGGCGGCCATCCCGCCGATGGCCGCGGGGAGCGCCCCCTGTAGCCGGTTCCCGCTGACATCAAACACCGTCACCTTCTTGAGCAGCCCGACCTGCGGCGGGATGCAGCCGGTGAGCTGGTCGTCGATGAGCACGATCTCGTTGAGCGTCTCCGCCATCTTCCCGATGGAGGGCGGGATGCACCCGCCGAGCCTGTTGTGCGCGAGCACGACGACGGAGGCCGGCGAGTTGCCGAGGTTGGCGGGGATGGGGCGACGCAGGCGGTTGGAGTTGAGGAAGATGGCGTCGAGCGGGCGGTCGAAGAGCGCGGGCGGGATGGCGCCCTCGAAGTCGTTGAAGCGGAGGTCGAGGTACTTCAAGGACGGCAGCGCGAGCACCACCTCCGGGAAGGCACCGACGAAGCGGTTGTTGCTGAGGTCGAGCTCGTGGAGGAGGCGCAGGCGGCGGAAGGTGTCCGGCACCACCCCGCAGAAGCGGTTGGAGTTGAGGTGGAGCAGCGCCAGGTCCGGGAGGCCGAGCGGGAGGGAGGCGGGAAGGTAGCCCGCGATGTCGGCGTGGTTGAGGTCGATCCCGGCCACGGTCACCGCGCCGTAGGCGGAGGGGGCCGGCGCGCAGTAGACGCCGGTGTAGGCGCACACGTCGGGGCCTTGCCAGTTGGCGGTGAAGTTGGACGGGTCGGAGAAGATGGCCGTCTGCTTCCAGGCCTGCAGCGCGGCGTAGGCGGCCCGCAGCCGCGGGTTGGGGAACGGCCACGACGCCGGCGCGTCGAAGCGGGTGGCCAGCGACGCCGCGTA
This genomic stretch from Hordeum vulgare subsp. vulgare chromosome 6H, MorexV3_pseudomolecules_assembly, whole genome shotgun sequence harbors:
- the LOC123404236 gene encoding leucine-rich repeat extensin-like protein 7, which gives rise to MIRRGMPPPLLLLLLALAGTAAAQQEGNVPEQYAASLATRFDAPASWPFPNPRLRAAYAALQAWKQTAIFSDPSNFTANWQGPDVCAYTGVYCAPAPSAYGAVTVAGIDLNHADIAGYLPASLPLGLPDLALLHLNSNRFCGVVPDTFRRLRLLHELDLSNNRFVGAFPEVVLALPSLKYLDLRFNDFEGAIPPALFDRPLDAIFLNSNRLRRPIPANLGNSPASVVVLAHNRLGGCIPPSIGKMAETLNEIVLIDDQLTGCIPPQVGLLKKVTVFDVSGNRLQGALPAAIGGMAAVEELVVAGNLFEGAVPAAVCGLAGLKNFTYTDNFITSRPSCKQATADGAWNCISGAPAQRPPAQCAAAASHPFDCSKAQCQFSAYTPATPAPGGGKPSGPSYPSPPSSTTTPSSHSPPKGSGTPSYPSPHQGSTTPSYHSPPQGSTTPSPPGSTTPSYPTPPSSSSTPSYHSPPQGSTTPSPPGSTTPSYPTPPSSSSTPSYHSPPQGSTTPSSPGSTTPSYPTPPSSSSTPSYHSPPQGSSTPSPPGSTTPSYPTPPSSSSTPSSHSPPQSTPGTPSYPSPSSGTPTPVGGHAPPPPTSADKPDGRYAPPPGSYGPTTPSGSTPPSSGSHQPPSPPTEYPGYALPPHSSGTPSTTPPSQTHPGTPSSPSGPTTPSTPEHCAPPSKGSSTGDHGHGHPTPTPTPFPPVYGVAYGSPPPPMKPYN